A genomic stretch from Primulina huaijiensis isolate GDHJ02 chromosome 14, ASM1229523v2, whole genome shotgun sequence includes:
- the LOC140957815 gene encoding peptidyl-prolyl cis-trans isomerase CYP20-1-like, whose protein sequence is MAKSTSILLLLSALLFVSFAVSQAKKSKEDLKEITHKVFFDIEIDGKPAGRVTMGLFGKTVPKTAENFRALCTGEKGVGKQGKALHYKGSTMHRIIPSFMIQGGDFTLGDGRGGESIYGEKFADENFKIKHTGPGLLSMANSGQDTNGSQFFITTVTTSWLDGRHVVFGKVLSGMDVVYKMEAEGRQSGTPKSKVVVVDSGELPL, encoded by the exons atGGCGAAAAGTACCTCAATTCTTCTGCTTTTAAGTGCTCTACTGTTCGTCAGCTTTGCAGTCAGTCAG GCGAAGAAGTCGAAGGAAGATTTGAAGGAAATCACTCATAAGGTTTTCTTTGATATTGAGATTGATGGGAAACCCGCTG GGCGTGTTACCATGGGTCTCTTTGGTAAAACTGTTCCTAAGACCGCAG AAAATTTTAGAGCCTTGTGCACAG GGGAGAAAGGCGTTGGGAAACAGGGGAAGGCTCTGCATTACAAGGGAAGCACAATGCACAGAATCATACCAAGCTTCATGATTCAAGGAGGTGACTTTACTCTGGGTGATGGAAGAGGAGGGGAATCAATCTATGGGGAGAAGTTTGctgatgaaaattttaaaataaagcacACTGGACCTG GACTTCTGTCAATGGCAAATTCTGGGCAGGACACCAATGGCTCCCAGTTTTTCATCACAACTGTGACAACCAGCTG GTTGGATGGTCGTCATGTTGTCTTTGGAAAGGTCCTATCCGGAATGGACGTGGTGTATAAAATGGAAGCTGAAGGTAGGCAGAGCGGAACGCCAAAAAGCAAAGTTGTAGTAGTGGACAGTGGTGAACTCCCCTTGTAA
- the LOC140957174 gene encoding LOW QUALITY PROTEIN: protein SMAX1-LIKE 6-like (The sequence of the model RefSeq protein was modified relative to this genomic sequence to represent the inferred CDS: deleted 2 bases in 1 codon; substituted 1 base at 1 genomic stop codon) — protein sequence FSIPARIFLYIFSTDKFAGDASPVSVARQCLAEEAAATYDDAVAVAKRRSHAQTTSLHAISALLALPSSSLRAVCTRARSSECSPHLHIRALELCVGVALDKVSACKSSGEDPPVSNSLMAAIKRSQANQRRHPDIFHLYQQQVNSNSSTQTSISVVKVELRHFIVSILDDPIVSRVFSDAGFRTNELKLAIINPLTMSRFSTIPRCPPVFQWGLSDLESKDIGPNFLLYKTATEIGDENSXRVGEIIAKGKKRNPLMIGVCAKDALRNFIEGLKKGETGFLPKEIDGLSLISVGHEFSKFINKDLSEEMMELKFKEVGDMNDIAGTGIIVNCGDLKPFVDAESVNSVNFLISQLKSLLSCSNGKLWLIGFLAGDDYYKKLLQRFPCIDIDLDLHLLPITSSKPSAIGGNSFKSSLMGSFVPFGGFFPMPLERETRGSHLTQAASLCYLCDEKYEQEVSVLKGTPIDADYHSTTLFSWLPKAECETSKRSDTVEAQDDKTLLEFRVMALHRKWNDICQQLHRTRTSQDTISEAKLQTSSSPLSHNVPTRKDSFQVSSVLSRSRLTNLRPVIPSGLLNGSSSKPKLSNPNALESGANVLVELPVQSVEMDDLPNHSRSQQETTIPASVISLTTDLGLGTLYASNRGFRSGPNLQEHSFYELHRNPEKNPSQAKQMYTKDLEYPWKILSEKFCWQFEAIQTIGRTLFCCRDGDSRHQCPKKGNHWLSFLGPDKVAKRKIATTLAEIAFGGLEHFLSLDLSSQDPASLPNPSSIFYSYDSTYHNMMSDRQMIVDCLADELSKRPFSVILLENIEKADFLVQNSLFQAVKTGKFSDSHGRDVTINHVIFVVASRAVKAGEDDLIFSEAVSAFSEENILQARNLQMQILIGSVRGNINSATSVSVTPSNGMHKRKLTNPESTKFVSATSVSVTPGNGMHKRKLTNPESTKSVTSKRSCQFSRSIIDLNLPVEDTEEEFFICRSDGDSGNSESSEVWFEELLIHVDENVVFKPFDFDSLAHKILKDIDVGLRRTVGTKILLEIDQEVMVQILAAAWLMERGNALEDWIEQVLFSSVKKARQRYNDSSGFVFKLVACDGLVVEEQAPGVCLPARVIVN from the exons TTTTCTATACCAGCGaggatatttttatatatatttagtaCGGATAAGTTCGCCGGCGATGCCTCGCCGGTGAGCGTAGCACGCCAATGCTTAGCGGAGGAGGCTGCGGCTACTTATGATGACGCAGTCGCTGTGGCTAAGCGACGGAGCCATGCGCAGACCACGTCGTTACATGCAATCTCTGCTCTACTAGCTCTACCATCTTCGAGTCTCCGGGCAGTATGTACACGCGCCAGGAGCAGCGAGTGCTCGCCACATCTTCATATCCGGGCTCTCGAACTCTGTGTTGGAGTGGCCCTCGACAAGGTTTCAGCTTGTAAATCTTCCGGGGAGGATCCGCCGGTTTCGAATTCTTTAATGGCTGCGATCAAGAGATCCCAAGCCAATCAGAGACGGCACCCCGATATCTTCCATCTGTATCAGCAGCAAGTGAATTCGAATTCTTCGACTCAGACATCGATTTCTGTTGTGAAAGTTGAATTGAGGCATTTTATAGTCTCCATTTTGGATGATCCGATAGTTAGTAGGGTTTTCTCTGATGCTGGTTTTCGAACCAACGAGCTAAAATTGGCCATCATAAACCCGCTCACCATGTCGAGATTTTCGACGATTCCTCGCTGCCCGCCTGTATTTCAGTGGGGTTTGAGCGATTTAGAATCAAAAGATATCGGCCCAAATTTTCTATTGTACAAGACTGCTACAGAAATCGGTGACGAGAATTCATAACGAGTTGGGGAAATTATTGCGAAGGGAAAGAAGAGAAATCCGCTAATGATTGGTGTTTGTGCTAAAGATGCGTTAAGGAACTTCATAGAAGGTTTGAAAAAGGGTGAAACGGGATTTTTACCCAAAGAAATTGATGGGCTGAGCTTGATCTCAGTTGGCCATGAGTTTTCTAAGTTTATCAACAAAGATTTAAGTGAAGAAATGATGGAATTGAAGTTTAAAGAGGTGGGTGACATGAATGATATTGCC GGAACCGGGATTATTGTGAACTGTGGGGATCTTAAGCCTTTTGTGGATGCTGAATCTGTAAATTCTGTGAATTTTTTGATTTCCCAGCTGAAAAGTTTATTGAGCTGCTCAAATGGGAAATTGTGGTTGATTGGTTTCTTGGCAGGCGACGATTATTATAAAAAACTACTACAGCGGTTTCCTTGTATTGACATAGACTTGGATCTGCATCTGCTGCCCATTACTTCTTCCAAGCCTTCCGCAATTGGAGGAAATAGTTTTAAATCCAG TTTGATGGGGTCATTTGTTCCATTTGGTGGATTCTTTCCCATGCCATTGGAACGAGAAACTCGAGGCTCGCATTTAACTCAAGCCGCAAGCCTTTGCTACTTATGCGATGAGAAGTATGAGCAAGAAGTTTCTGTTCTGAAGGGAACACCCATTGATGCAGATTATCACTCAACTACTCTATTTTCTTGGTTGCCAAAGGCTGAATGCGAGACGAGCAAGAGATCGGATACAGTAGAG GCTCAAGATGACAAAACTCTATTGGAGTTTAGAGTTATGGCTTTGCATAGAAAATGGAATGACATCTGCCAGCAGCTTCATCGCACTCGTACATCTCAAGATACTATTTCTGAAGCCAAGTTACAAACTTCTAGTAGTCCACTGTCTCATAATGTTCCTACCAGGAAAGACAGTTTCCAGGTGAGTTCAGTATTAAGTAGAAGCAGACTCACTAATCTAAGACCTGTCATACCTTCAGGATTGCTAAACGGCTCTTCCTCAAAGCCAAAACTTTCTAATCCCAATGCACTGGAATCTGGTGCGAATGTACTAGTTGAACTACCAGTACAAAGCGTGGAGATGGATGATCTTCCAAACCATTCCCGTTCTCAGCAAGAGACGACCATACCTGCCTCTGTTATTTCTTTGACCACCGATTTGGGGCTTGGAACACTTTATGCTTCGAATAGAGGATTTAGAAGTGGACCCAACTTACAAGAGCATAGTTTCTATGAATTGCATAGAAACCCAGAGAAAAACCCTAGTCAAGCAAAGCAAATGTATACAAAAGACCTTGAATACCCTTGGAAAATTCTATCTGAAAAGTTTTGCTGGCAGTTCGAAGCCATTCAAACTATTGGTCGAACTTTATTCTGTTGTAGAGATGGAGATTCAAGACATCAATGTCCGAAAAAGGGAAATCATTGGCTCAGCTTTCTGGGACCTGATAAAGTGGCTAAGAGAAAAATAGCCACCACACTTGCGGAGATAGCTTTTGGTGGATTGGAACACTTTCTATCTTTGGATCTGAGCTCTCAGGATCCGGCTAGCCTCCCTAACCCTAGCTCAATTTTTTATAGTTATGATTCAACATATCACAACATGATGTctgataggcaaatgatagttGATTGCCTTGCTGATGAGTTAAGCAAGCGTCCTTTTTCTGTTATACTTCTTGAAAACATAGAAAAGGCAGATTTCTTGGTCCAGAATAGTTTATTTCAAGCTGTTAAAACTGGAAAATTTTCGGATTCCCATGGTAGAGATGTCACTATCAACCACGTTATCTTTGTCGTTGCTTCAAGGGCCGTAAAGGCTGGTGAAGATGATCTTATTTTTAGCGAAGCGGTATCTGCATTTTCTGAAGAAAATATATTACAGGCCAGAAATTTGCAAATGCAAATTTTGATTGGATCTGTCCGTGGAAATATCAATAGTGCGACAAGTGTTTCAGTTACTCCGAGCAATGGTATGCATAAACGGAAATTGACGAATCCCGAGTCTACCAAGTTTGTGAGTGCGACAAGTGTTTCAGTTACTCCGGGCAATGGTATGCATAAACGGAAATTGACGAATCCCGAGTCTACCAAGTCTGTGACATCGAAACGCTCATGCCAATTTTCAAGATCcattattgatttaaatttacCGGTCGAGGATACGGAAGaggaattttttatttgtagaAGCGACGGTGATAGTGGTAACTCGGAAAGTTCGGAAGTATGGTTTGAAGAATTGCTTATTCATGTTGATGAAAACGTGGTCTTCAAACCATTTGACTTTGATTCTCTTGCACATAAAATCTTGAAGGACATTGATGTAGGATTACGGAGAACAGTTGGAACCAAGATTTTACTGGAAATTGATCAAGAAGTGATGGTTCAAATACTTGCAGCAGCTTGGTTAATGGAGAGGGGAAACGCTTTGGAAGATTGGATTGAACAAGTTCTTTTCTCGAGCGTAAAGAAAGCACGACAAAGGTACAACGACTCTTCAGGTTTTGTATTTAAATTAGTTGCATGTGATGGCCTTGTTGTGGAAGAGCAAGCTCCTGGAGTGTGCCTCCCTGCAAGAGTAATTGTGAACTGA
- the LOC140957489 gene encoding probable pyridoxal 5'-phosphate synthase subunit PDX1 produces the protein MSGSGVVTVYGNGAITETAKQSPFSVKVGLAQMLRGGVIMDVVNAEQARIAEEAGACAVMALERVPADIRAQGGVARMSDPQLIKEIKQAVTIPVMAKARIGHFVEAQILEAIGIDYVDESEVLTPADDENHINKHNFRIPFVCGCRNLGEALRRIREGAAMIRTKGEAGTGNIIEAVRHVRSVMGEIRVLRNMDDDEVFTFAKKIQAPYDLVMQTKQLGRLPVVHFAAGGVATPADAALMMQLGCDGVFVGSGVFKSGDPALRARAIVQAVTHYSDPQVLADVSCGLGEAMVGINLNDDKVERYANRSN, from the coding sequence ATGTCCGGAAGTGGAGTCGTCACCGTTTATGGCAACGGCGCAATCACGGAGACTGCAAAACAGTCTCCCTTCTCCGTCAAGGTGGGCCTTGCGCAGATGCTCCGCGGAGGTGTCATCATGGACGTTGTTAATGCTGAGCAAGCCCGTATCGCTGAGGAAGCAGGTGCGTGTGCTGTCATGGCCTTGGAACGCGTGCCGGCCGATATCCGGGCTCAAGGTGGGGTGGCGCGTATGTCGGATCCGCAGCTAATTAAGGAAATTAAGCAGGCGGTCACCATCCCAGTCATGGCTAAGGCTCGAATTGGCCATTTTGTGGAGGCACAGATCCTTGAAGCTATTGGAATCGACTACGTCGATGAGTCCGAAGTGCTCACCCCCGCGGACGACGAGAACCACATCAACAAGCACAACTTCCGCATCCCCTTCGTGTGCGGCTGCCGCAACCTCGGGGAGGCGCTGCGCCGTATCCGCGAGGGCGCTGCTATGATTCGCACAAAGGGGGAGGCTGGTACAGGCAACATCATCGAGGCTGTGCGCCACGTGCGCTCCGTGATGGGAGAGATCCGCGTCCTCCGCAACATGGACGACGACGAGGTCTTCACCTTCGCCAAGAAGATCCAGGCACCTTACGACCTGGTGATGCAAACCAAGCAGCTGGGTAGGCTTCCTGTGGTCCACTTCGCCGCTGGTGGCGTGGCTACTCCGGCAGACGCAGCGCTGATGATGCAACTGGGATGCGACGGCGTGTTTGTCGGGTCTGGCGTGTTCAAGAGTGGTGACCCCGCCCTACGTGCGCGTGCAATTGTTCAAGCGGTGACCCACTACAGCGACCCGCAGGTGCTGGCGGACGTGAGTTGCGGCCTTGGAGAAGCGATGGTGGGGATCAATCTCAACGATGATAAGGTCGAGAGGTACGCCAATAGGTCCAACTGA
- the LOC140957676 gene encoding uncharacterized protein yields MAADFQELECGRTRTRVVNNRGKLLVHEKVEVRSLEEGCLGSWHPATVICCHNSARTVRFDHFLCDDGSDNLEEYVEVSPVVAGVVSGEIVKSDYYRGVIRPLPPPCVPGPWFLHYGQCVDFFYEDAWWEGVIFDHADGNMQRRIFFPDMGDEMVGSIDKLRVSLDWDEVTEEWKPRGNWLFLELIEEFEQDGPLPVSVKQIWYEVRGSSDFEILKEWTNCVRSVWKELLLKVLRENFRIVFNHLLKDINSCWDEEVLGNSLPTFSEAALDAVLNSNQLLHNSLEDPSIETTCQLGGKGMPTACGLKDAFLSQGHELAVQIDLEHISTKLVNEQSIPVSTPTLQILSQNLDDSNNRGAPGTNLSSHSLELSISTQKTRPDWHSAVPGLVPGAEFCPDAINKCTEMYTLNQKPQNPDVLNARKHLLHLGWKIVCTDDNGRQRYRYDSPDKESFYSLRRVCLHFKHDFQESTPESVVLSATSKYSKKPVDSSQREVLLFLLGEKPQSLSELSGLYAPDTIVTEPEYCPEAVTDYYFIRSKDKNLHRGSNKNEKLIALQVKKHLCALGWSFSYHPKGNYRETRYTSPGGKIFYSLRSACKWCIGNGALCLPSIAMEPQGKVPLLNGTFEKLPNESFDEPTVKGHIQSSDGETHKTTRVHQKKRKHDKPRCVEGLRLFKRGMKSRSVMEERGDKEVDSTSICRSSKRVEGLAASSSHQTPRTPLSRLIDNNMVLPRAKVQYRGRKDGRPLAEGRITREGIKCTCCHKIFALGTFEAHARSMNHRPSDIFLENGISLRECGLQLKQHNINRSSRPESNSKRKRKRHTRKNDCICSVCHCGGELLLCDQCPSSFHAHCLGLNEVPDGDWFCPSCCCGTCGQGRFAKNDERFADSSFLTCSQCEHQYHTGCLRDKGIIKLDTYPDGHWFCQDSCEQIFCGLNEILGKPISLGAENLTWTLMKYSRTDSHGHNASNSEDLMDNYSKLNLALSVMHECFEPVREPGSRRDLMEDLIFSSRSKLKRLNFQGFYNVLVENKDELISAANVRIHGKKVAEVPLVTTRFKYRRLGMCRLLMNVLEKKLIELGVERLVLPAVPGVLNTWTTSFGFSVMNQSERLNFLDTIFLDFQGTVICQKVLSGSSELSQLTETWEKTSDHAGKNVIDSDANIFVSEVLQTDRVEKNETVDQG; encoded by the exons atGGCCGCGGATTTTCAAGAATTGGAGTGCGGAAGAACACGAACAAGAGTGGTAAACAATCGCGGAAAACTTCTTGTGCATGAAAAAGTCGAG GTCAGGAGTCTGGAGGAGGGGTGTCTGGGCTCATGGCACCCTGCGACAGTGATTTGTTGCCACAATTCAGCTCGTACAGTTCGGTTTGATCACTTTCTGTGTGATGATGGTTCAGATAATTTGGAAGAATATGTAGAGGTGTCTCCTGTAGTTGCAGGGGTTGTCAGTGGTGAAATTGTAAAATCAGATTATTATCGAGGGGTGATAAGGCCTTTGCCACCTCCATGTGTTCCAGGGCCGTGGTTTCTACACTACGGACAGTGTGTCGATTTTTTTTACGAGGATGCATGGTGGGAAGGTGTGATATTTGACCACGCTGATGGAAACATGCAAAGGAGGATTTTTTTCCCTGATATGGGTGATGAAATGGTAGGAAGCATTGATAAGTTGCGCGTCAGTCTAGACTGGGATGAGGTTACTGAAGAATGGAAACCTCGGGGTAACTGGCTGTTTCTTGAACTGATAGAGGAATTTGAGCAGGACGGGCCTCTGCCGGTTTCTGTAAAGCAAATTTGGTATGAAGTCAGAGGGAGCAGTGACTTCGAAATTCTCAAAGAATGGACTAATTGTGTACGGTCTGTTTGGAAAGAATTGTTGCTAAAGGTTTTACGTGAGAATTTTAGGATAGTCTTCAACCATCTTTTGAAAGATATAAACTCTTGCTGGGACGAAGAAGTGCTAGGAAATTCATTGCCGACCTTTTCTGAAGCAGCTCTTGACGCCGTTCTGAATTCTAACCAACTTTTACATAATTCTCTTGAAGATCCGTCCATTGAAACTACATGCCAGCTGGGTGGTAAAGGAATGCCGACAGCTTGTGGTCTGAAAGATGCATTCCTCAGTCAGGGCCACGAACTTGCAGTTCAGATTGACTTAGAACATATCTCTACCAAGCTCGTTAATGAACAATCTATACCTGTTTCTACTCCTACTCTgcaaattttatctcaaaatctAGATGACTCGAACAATAGAGGAGCTCCAGGTACTAATCTAAGTTCACATTCTTTAGAGCTCAGTATTTCGACTCAGAAAACGAGGCCTGATTGGCATTCAGCCGTACCTGGATTGGTTCCTGGAGCTGAGTTTTGTCCCGATGCCATCAATAAGTGCACTGAGATGTATACGCTGAACCAAAAGCCTCAAAATCCAGATGTATTAAATGCTAGGAAACATCTATTGCATTTGGGCTGGAAGATTGTGTGTACAGATGATAACGGTAGGCAAAGGTACCGTTATGATTCCCCTGACAAGGAATCATTCTATTCACTTCGTCGGGTTTGtctacattttaaacatgattttcAGGAATCGACACCTGAATCTGTAGTGCTTTCAGCGACCTCTAAGTACAGTAAAAAACCTGTGGATAGTTCTCAACGGGAGGTTCTTTTATTTCTGCTAGGTGAAAAGCCCCAATCTTTGAGTGAGTTGTCCGGATTGTACGCTCCTGATACTATAGTCACTGAACCTGAATATTGCCCTGAAGCAGTAactgattattattttatacgATCGAAGGATAAAAATTTACACCGTGGCTCAAATAAAAACGAAAAGTTAATAGCCCTTCAAGTAAAGAAACACTTGTGTGCTCTTGGTTGGTCTTTTTCTTATCATCCAAAAGGTAACTATAGAGAAACACGATACACCTCACCTGgcggaaaaatattttattctctGCGGTCAGCCTGCAAATGGTGTATTGGAAATGGTGCACTGTGTCTTCCATCTATTGCCATGGAACCTCAGGGAAAAGTCCCATTGTTGAATGGCACATTTGAGAAGCTTCCGAATGAGTCCTTTGATGAGCCTACTGTGAAAGGTCATATTCAATCATCTGATGGTGAAACTCATAAAACCACCAGAGTCCATCAGAAGAAGAGGAAGCATGATAAACCACGTTGTGTTGAAGGTTTAAGACTGTTCAAGAGAGGAATGAAATCACGTTCAGTAATGGAAGAAAGAGGAGATAAGGAAGTGGATTCAACCTCGATATGTCGGTCAAGTAAAAGAGTTGAGGGATTAGCTGCCTCTTCCTCTCACCAAACTCCTCGAACCCCTTTGTCACGGTTGATCGACAATAATATGGTTTTGCCGAGAGCAAAAGTTCAATATCGTGGTCGGAAAGATGGGCGTCCATTGGCTGAAGGCAGAATAACTCGTGAAGGGATCAAATGTACCTGTTGCCATAAGATCTTTGCGCTTGGTACATTTGAGGCACATGCTAGAAGCATGAATCACAGACCTTCTGATATTTTCTTGGAGAATGGAATCTCTTTGCGGGAGTGTGGGTTGCAACTGAAACAACATAATATTAACCGAAGTTCGAGGCCAGAATCCAATAGTAAAAGGAAGAGAAAGCGGCACACTAGAAAAAACGACTGCATATGTTCTGTCTGTCACTGTGGAGGAGAGCTACTTTTATGTGATCAGTGCCCATCATCTTTCCATGCTCATTGCCTtggtttaaat GAAGTTCCAGATGGTGACTGGTTCTGCCCATCATGCTGTTGCGGAACTTGTGGTCAGGGAAGATTTGCCAAAAATGATGAACGATTTGCAGATTCCTCTTTTCTCACATGCAGTCAGTGTGAGCACCAAT ATCATACTGGCTGCCTCAGAGATAAAGGGATTATAAAGCTTGATACTTATCCTGACGGACATTGGTTCTGCCAAGATTCATGTGAACAG ATATTTTGTGGTTTGAATGAAATCTTGGGAAAGCCTATTTCTTTGGGTGCCGAAAATTTGACTTGGACTTTAATGAAATACAGTAGAACAGATTCTCATGGTCATAATGCATCTAATAGTGAGGATTTAATGGATAATTACAGCAAACTCAATCTTGCCCTCAGTGTGATGCATGAATGTTTCGAACCAGTTAGAGAGCCTGGCAGTAGACGGGATCTGATGGAAGACCTAATCTTTAGTAGTAG GTCAAAGCTAAAGCGTTTAAACTTTCAAGGTTTTTATAATGTACTAGTGGAGAACAAAGATGAATTGATTTCTGCAGCTAATGTGAG GATCCATGGCAAAAAAGTGGCAGAAGTCCCACTGGTTACGACACGGTTTAAGTATCGTCGACTTGGAATGTGTCGCCTTTTGATGAATGTACTTGAGAAG AAACTCATCGAGTTGGGAGTGGAGAGGCTCGTTTTGCCAGCCGTTCCTGGCGTTCTCAACACTTGGACCACTTCATTTGGATTCTCGGTGATGAATCAATCTGAGCGATTAAACTTTCTTGACACTATCTTCTTAGATTTTCAGGGCACAGTTATTTGCCAGAAAGTCTTAAGTGGTTCTTCCGAGTTAAGCCAGCTAACGG AAACTTGGGAAAAAACGAGTGACCATGCAGGCAAAAATGTCATCGACTCGGACGCTAATATTTTTGTTTCTGAAGTATTACAAACTGACAGAGTCGAGAAGAATGAAACTGTAGATCAGGGATGA